In Spirochaeta thermophila DSM 6578, the following proteins share a genomic window:
- a CDS encoding IS1595 family transposase: protein MDVVSLSTLASDREKTVSYLREKGLLVTYTRCPFCGSEHIGEVRREKYKCYQCRKEWSIRRGSIFEGMKLSWEKILWAMKLFEMEVTAHKAALQLRLSYEVTLRLYTLFRKAIWVHTQKEGKSLLEGEVEMDESYFGGKRKGKRGRGAAGKIPVFGILERGGKVQVEVVEQVSAEELVRLAVAKVKRGSLVYTDRFKSYDGLVSYGFRHKRIDHGKRFANGKVYINGIEGFWSYAKGRLLQHHGVSVERFPLYLKELEWRYNHREEDLFELLLEVLREYSRVANNG from the coding sequence ATGGACGTCGTAAGTCTTTCAACACTTGCAAGCGATAGAGAGAAAACGGTCTCCTATCTGAGAGAGAAAGGTCTCCTCGTCACGTACACCCGGTGTCCCTTCTGTGGAAGTGAGCATATAGGCGAGGTGAGACGAGAGAAGTACAAGTGCTACCAGTGCAGGAAAGAGTGGAGCATACGACGAGGGAGCATCTTCGAGGGGATGAAGCTCTCCTGGGAGAAGATCCTGTGGGCAATGAAGCTCTTTGAGATGGAAGTTACCGCCCACAAGGCGGCTTTGCAGTTACGGCTCTCCTATGAGGTGACGCTGAGGCTCTACACATTGTTTCGGAAGGCGATATGGGTCCACACCCAGAAGGAGGGGAAGAGCCTGCTCGAAGGTGAAGTAGAGATGGACGAAAGTTATTTTGGAGGAAAGAGAAAGGGGAAGAGGGGGAGAGGGGCGGCAGGGAAGATTCCTGTGTTTGGGATTCTTGAGCGAGGGGGAAAAGTGCAGGTGGAAGTGGTGGAGCAGGTAAGTGCGGAGGAGCTTGTACGACTGGCAGTGGCCAAAGTGAAGCGGGGGTCGCTTGTGTATACCGACCGGTTCAAGAGCTATGATGGGCTTGTGAGCTATGGATTCAGGCACAAGCGGATTGATCACGGGAAGCGATTTGCGAATGGGAAAGTGTACATCAATGGGATAGAGGGGTTTTGGAGTTATGCGAAAGGGCGGCTGCTCCAGCATCACGGGGTGAGTGTAGAACGTTTTCCGCTGTACTTGAAAGAATTGGAGTGGCGGTATAATCATAGGGAGGAGGATCTATTCGAGCTTCTGCTGGAGGTACTTAGAGAGTACTCCCGGGTGGCAAATAATGGATAA